The genomic stretch CGTTCCTTCGCCATGGGGGTGGACCCGCGGCTGGACCCGTGAATCACACGGCGCACCGAAGAGTCAGGGTACAGGTTTTCTGCTCTGAGTACAAGTGGTGATGACGCTGGCGGGGTGTGCGCCGGAGCGCTGTCCGGCCCGCGAAGGCCGTGTCATGCGCGTCGCAGTCCGTCTTTTGGCTGTGGGAGTACGCCAGGCACCCGGAGGCGTTTCGGCTGGCGTCCATTCAAGACGGACGGCACCCGTGTGGATGCCGCCCGTCTCCCCCGGCCCGTCTCCCCCGGCAGGTCACCGGGCGGCCCAGGGTGCGCCCTGCTCAGCGGACGGTGTACGCCTGCACCTGCTTGTCGAAGGCGCCGATCAGCATGATGATGCCCAGGATCGGGCCGAACGGCAGGGCCAGCAGGCTCAGGACTGCCAGCACAATGGCGGACACGCGCCCCCACGCGCGCCCTTCCAGCACCGCGCGGCGCGTGAAGTACAGCCACAGGATCAGCGCGGCCGTCAGGGCAAACGCGATCCACAGGACCAGCGTGATCTGCTCGGGTGCCAGCTGCACCGGCGTGCCGGTCGTCACGCCGTCACGGCTCAGCATGTCGAGCATGTCGTTCAGGCTGGGCGCCGCAAACGGCAGGGTCAGCAGCGAGAACGCGTTGTAGAACAGCGCGATCAGCAGCGGCACGGTGATGAACGCCAGCCGGGGCGGTGGCGGCGGCAGCGGTTGATCGGTCTTGGATTCAGGAGGCACAGTCATCACCACTCAGAGTAACGCCCCGCCCAGCCCATCCGCCCTTGCGATAGAAGGCAGGGAGGCAGACCCTTTCGAGTCTGCCCCCCCACGGTGGTGCTGCCCTGGCCCGGCCGCCCCCCGCCAGGGGAGGGAGCCGGTCACGGCCTCAGGTTACTTCTTGATGAGCGCCTGGGCGATGTTGTTGGGCAGCTGGGTGTAGTGGTCGAAGAACATGGAGTAGCTGGCGCGGCCCTGCGTCTTGGAGCGCATGTCGGTCGCGTAGCCGAACATCTCGCTCAGGGGCACGAAGGCCTTGACGATCTGCGCGTTCCCGCGGGCTTCCATGCCCTGGATCTGGCCACGGCGGCTGTTCAGGTCGCCGATGATGTCACCCATGTACTCCTCGGGGGTGGTCACCTCGACGCGCATGACGGGTTCCAGGATGGCGGGGCTGCCCTTCTGGACGGCTTCCTTGAGGCCCATGGAGCCGGCGATCTTGAACGCCATTTCCGAGGAGTCCACTTCGTGGTAGCTGCCGTCGTAGATGGTGACTTTCACGTCGACCACCGGGAAGCCCAGCATGGGGCCGCTCTGCATGGCTTCCTCGACACCCTTCTGGGCCGGCCCGATGTACTCCTTGGGCACGGTGCCGCCGACGACGGCGTTCTCGAAGATGAAGCCAGCGCCGGGTTCCAGGGGTTCCACGCGCAGTTTCACGTGACCGTACTGACCGCGACCACCGGACTGGCGGGCGAACTTGCTGTCCACCTCGACCTGCTTGGTGATGGTTTCACGGTAGGCCACCTGGGGCGCGCCGACGTTCGCGTCGACCTTGTACTCGCGCTTCAGGCGGTCCACCAGGATTTCCAGGTGCAGTTCGCCCATCCCGGCGATGGTGGTCTGGCCGCTTTCCTGGTCGGATTCCACGCGGAAGGTGGGATCCTCTTCGGCCAGTTTCTGCAGGCCGATGCCCATCTTTTCCTGGTCGGCCTTGGTCTTGGGCTCGATGGCGAGCTTGATGACGGGCTCGGGCACGTCGATGCTTTCCAGCAGGACCTTGTCGTCGCCGTCGCCGATCAGGGTGTTGCCGGTCCCGGCGTCTTTCAGGCCGATCACGGCGCCGAGTTCCCCGGCCTTGAGTTCCGTGACTTCCTCGCGGCTGTTGGCGTGCATTTTCAGCAGGCGGCCCACGCGTTCACGCTTCTCTTTGGTCGCGTTGTACACGTAACTGCCGGACTGCAGGGTGCCCGAGTAGATGCGCACGAAGGTCAGGCGGCCCACGTAGGGGTCGGCCATGATCTTGAAGGCCAGCGCGGCCAGTTTGCCTTCGGGGTCGGCGGGGAACTCCTGGGTGTCCTCGCTGTCTTCGATCTTGCCCTTGATCGCCGGAACTTCCAGCGGGCTGGGCAGGTAGTCGATGACGGCGTCGAGCAGCAACTGCACGCCCTTGTTCTTCAGCGCGCTGCCGCACAGCACCGGGAAGATCTTCTTCTCGATGGTGCCCTTGCGGATGGCGGCCACGAGTTCCTCGACGGTGGGTTCCTCGCCTTCGAGGTACTTCATCATCAGGTCTTCGTCGACTTCAGCGGCAGCTTCGATCAGCTGCGCGCGGATCTCGACGACCTTGTCGGCGTACTCGGCCGGGATGTCGGTTTCCTCGATGTCGGTGCCCAGGTCGTTGGTGTAGAAGTGGGCGCGCTGACGGACGACGTCGATGATGCCCTTGAACTCGTTCTCGGCACCCATGGGGTACTGGATGGGGGCGGCAACGGCGCCGAGGCGCTCCTTGATGTCGTTCAGCACGAGTTCGAAGCTCGCGCCGGTCTTGTCCATCTTGTTGCTGAACGCGATGCGGGGCACGCCGTAACGGTCGGCCTGACGCCACACGGTTTCAGACTGGGGCTCGACGCCCTGGCTGGAGTCGAACACGGCCACGGCGCCGTCGAGCACGCGCATGGAGCGTTCCACTTCGATGGTGAAGTCCACGTGACCGGGGGTGTCGATGATGTTCACGACGTATTCCTGGTCGGTGCCGCTGCGTTTCCACTTGGCGGTGGTGGCGGCGGCGGTGATGGTGATGCCGCGCTCGCGCTCCTGCTCCATCCAGTCCATGGTGGCGGCGCCGTCGTGCACTTCGCCGATGTTGTGGGTGCGTCCGGTGTAGTACAGGATGCGCTCGGTGGTGGTGGTCTTACCGGCGTCGATGTGCGCGGCAATCCCGATGTTGCGGAAGTGGGTCAGATAGCTCTGGGCTTTGGTGGTCATAAGACTCCCTGATTCTGTCGGGTGACGTGTCTCGTCACCGTCAGCTCGGCACGTATTCGGCGTGAGGTTCGCGGCGAGGCGTGAGCCTCATGCGAAATGGACGGCGGGCGGGCCGCCGTCCGTCTCGCTCCCTTCAGCCCCCCTCGCGGGGGACGTGAAGCGGGATTACCAGCGGTAGTGCGCGTAGGCGCGGTTGGCTTCCGCCATGCGCTCGATGTCGTCTTTCTTCTTGATGGCGCCGCCACGGCCCTGCGCGGCGTCCATGATTTCACCGGCGAGACGCTCGATGGCGGTGCGCTCGGGGCGGCTCTCGACGGCGGCCATCATCCAGCGCAGCGTGAGGCTCTGCTGGCGGCGGGCGCTGACCTCGACGGGCACCTGGTAGGTGCTGCCGCCGACGCGGCGGCTGCGGACTTCGACGCGGGGTTTGACGTTGTCGAAGGCCTGCTTGAAGATCTTCAGGGACTCCTGGCCGGTGCGTTCCTGCACCAGTTTCATGGCTCCGTAGAAGATGCGGCTGGCGAGGTTCTTCTTGCCATCCTGCATGATGCGGTTGATGGTCGCGCTCACCAGCACGTCCTGGTAGACCAGGTCGGGCTGAATGACGCGCACTTCTGCTTGGCGGCGACGTGCCATGTTGACTCCCTTTGGCCCCGTCCGGTCCACTGTTGACCGGGCGGGGGGTGCGCGCTCAGGCGCGAATAACTTGCTTCAGTGGCGTTCCCGCGTGGGAAGGCCGGTTCACGGCGAAGGTCACGCGGACGCGGGCAGCCGCTGGGGGCGGCCCGGTCGGGCGTGGTTACTTCTTCTTCGCGCCCGCGGCGGCGCCGGCCTTGGGCTTCTTGGTGCCGTACTTGGAGCGGCTCTTGTTACGGTCCTTGACGCCCTGGGTGTCGAGGCTGCCGCGCACGATGTGGTAGCGCACACCGGGAAGGTCCTTCACACGGCCGCCGCGGATCAGCACGACGCTGTGCTCCTGCAGGTTGTGGCCTTCACCGGGGATGTACGCGGTGACTTCGAAGGCGCTGGACAGGCGGACGCGGGCGATCTTACGCAGCGCCGAGTTCGGTTTCTTGGGGGTGGTGGTCTTGACGACCGTGCACACGCCGCGGCGGAAGGGGCTGCCTTTGAGGGCAGGGACCTTGCTCTTCTTCTGGATCGTCTTGCGACCCTTACGGAGCAGTTGCTGGGTGGTAGGCAGGGTGAATCACTCCTAGGTTCTTAAGCAGTTGCTTGCGGGAGGGCGGGTCCGCCCACGCGTACGGGGCGGCGCTGGGTTGCGGGATGAGTCTGGAGGTGATCACTCACCGCCGGGTCTCGGGCCACCGTTCGCACCTGACTTCCGCGTGCGGAAGGGTCCGGTGTGGGGGCCTTGCTGGAACTGTCGAGCCGGGGTGGCATGCCGAAAAACCCCCCTGGTGCAACCCGGAAGCCGGGGCAGTTTTCAACCTTGGCAGGATACTCCCCACGCACCCCTGCGCGCAAGGGTGCAGGCGAGCAGTCACCGAGCAGTCACCCGGCCATGATCCAGCCATGAACCGGCAACGGCCCGAGACCCGGCAGTGGCCCGACCGGGGCCGTCACGGCAGGGCGACCCGCAAGGACCGGCGGGTGGGGGCTGTTGCGCGGGCGGGCGGCTGTGCTACACTCCCGGACGCCCGTTCAGGCGATCATCACAGGTGCGGAGAGGTGCCAGAGTGGTTGAATGGGTCAGTCTCGAAAACTGAAGTACGGGCAACTGTACCGTGGGTTCGAATCCCACCCTCTTCGCCAGACACGAGCGCCGGACATCCCCTTTCAGGACGTCCGGCGCTCGCTTTTTCTTTTCTGCCCACCCACTCTGCTGCCCACCCACTCTTCTGCCCACCGACTATCCGGTTGGCAGGGTGTCCAGGATGAAGCGCAGCACGGCCGCCTCGCGCGCCGCGTGCACGACCGCGCCCTGGGCCTCGCGCAGCCCGGCGGTGTCCAGGGGCCGGTACAGCGCGTCGTACAGCGCCTGTCCGGCGCCCGCCAGTGCCACGAGTTCCGCGCGCCACGCGGCGTCGTTGGCCGGTGCCCAGGTGTGGGGGTCGGTGGGGTCGCTCAGCAGGGCGTGCGGGTCGCTCAGGGTCGCGGCCGTCAGTTGCAGGGCGTGGCGCAGGGCCATGACGCGCGCCGCCACACTGGGCTGACCGGAATGCGGCGCGCGGGCCTGCGCGGCCGTGAAGGCGTGCGCGGCGTGCAGCAGCCCCTGGCCGGGCTCGCTGAACAGGCCGCGCAGGCCGCCGGGTCCGTACAGCACTTCGCGCAGGGTGTCACGCAGGAGTTCACGGTGAGGCATGCACGGATGGTACGTCAGGTGGCGGATGCGGTCCGGACCTCCCCTCCCCTACCGTGGGGGCACGATGATCAAGACCTTGCGGTGAATGCACACGTTCCGCCCTGGCCCCCTGCCGTAAACTGGGGTCAATGCCGGAACCCACGCTCCTCTCGCTGCGCGGACGATGTCCGGGTGGCCTGAAAGTGCGTCGTCCCACCCCGCCACGTATGCCCCCGGCCGACAGCTGTCCAACCGACACCCGTCGCGGGGCACCCCTACAAGGAAGTGACCGAAGATAGATAAAGTACACGGCAACACCTCGGGCCTGCGGCCCGCTCAACTGAAATCCCTGGGCAACCTGTACCGCCGCCGGATCGAGCCGGGCCGCGTGGGCTCGCCGGAACTCGCGCGGAACCTCGCGGAACTGTCGAACGACATCCGCCGTGAGGTGAGCGTGCTGATCGACCGGCGTGGCCGCGTGATCAGCGTCAGCGTGGCCGACGCCAAGGGCACCGAGTTCCCGGACCTGCGCATGGGCGAGAACCGCCTGAGCGGCTTTCACCTGCTGCACACCCACCCGCGCGGCGGCGGCCTGAGCAAGGGCGACCTGTCCACGCTGTTCCTGCGCCGACTGGACGCCGTGACGGCCGTCGAGGTGCGCAGTGAGGGCCAGCCGGGACTGGTGCACACGGCGCACCTGACGCCCCCCGGCACGGTCGGCGAGGAGGAGGACTGGCGCATCCTGCCGCCCGTCCCGACCTTCCAGATCGACGAGTTCGACCTGGGCGCGCAGGTGCAGGCGCTGGAGGAGGAAATCGCCCGCGCCGCCCGCACGCGCGTCTCGAAGAAGGACCACGAGCGCGCCATCCTGGTGCAGATCGACCAGGGTGAATTCGACGCCGAGGAACGCCTGGCAGAACTGGCCGAACTGGCCCGCACGGCCGGGGCGGAGGTCGTGCACCGCGAACTGGTGTACCGCAAGAACCTGAAGGCCGGCACGCTGGTCGGGGCGGGCAAGCTGGAAGAACTGACCAGCCGCGCCTACCACCTGGACGCGGACCTGCTGATCTTCGGGCAGGAACTCGGCCCGGCCCAGGCACGTGAAATCGAGGCCGCCACGGGCCTGAAGATCATCGACCGCACGCAGCTGATCCTGGATATCTTCGCGCTGCACGCGCAGGGCGTGGAATCGCGCCTGCAGGTGGAACTGGCGCAGCTGCGGTACATGAAACCCCGCCTGCTGGGCGCGGGCGCGGCCCTGTCCCGCATCGGCGGGGGCGGCGGCAGCGCGGCCGGCGGCGCGATCGGCACGCGCGGCCCCGGTGAGACGAAACTGGAGCTTGACCGCCGCCGCATCAACGACCGCCTGAGCTTCCTGGAGAAGCAACTGGAGGGTGTCGCGCAGCGCCGCGAGGAACGCCGCAAGACCCGCGAACGCAACGCCGTGCCCGTGATCTCGATCGTTGGGTACACGAACGCGGGCAAGAGCACCCTGCTGAACACCTTCACGCACGCCGCCGAGGAACCCCGCCGGGTGCTGGCCGAGAACAAACTGTTCGCCACGCTGCGCCCCACCAGCCGCCAGGGCTACCTGGAAGGCATCGGGCCGGTCGTGCTGACCGACACCGTGGGCTTCATCCGTGACCTGCCCAAGGACCTGACCCGCGCCTTCCGGTCCACCCTGGAGGAAATCGGGGACGCGGACGTGCTGCTGCACGTGGTCGACGCCGCCAGCCCCGGCGCGGACACCCGCCTGGACGCCGTGAACCGCATTCTGGAGGACCTGGGCTTCCGGGACCTGCCGACCGTGATCGCCCTGAACAAGGCCGACGCCGCCGACCCCGAGACGCTGGAACGCCAGATCGAACGCACGGACGGCGGCATTCCCGTCAGCGCGCTGAAGAACATCGGAACCGCCGACCTGAAAGAGGCCCTGACGGACGCCGTGGCGCTGGTGCAGCGTCAGGAACTCGCCGCGCGGGAAGAGGCGCGGGATCTGGCCGCCCAGTACCGCTGAGCCCAGTACCGCTGAGTGCAGTACCGGAAAGCAATCAGTGACGACGGGGGGAGGGGCAAGGCAGCCTCTCCCCCCTTCCCGTGGGTGGCCCTCTTTGGGTGGACGGCGCGCCCTGCCCTGTGCGGCAGACTGCGTCCCATGAAGTTCGCCTGGACGACCCTGCTGCTGGTGGGCCTGACCTGGGCGCTGGGCGAATGGCCGGCCGAGCGGACGTTGCCCACGCTGCTACTGGCGTACGCGCCGCCGCTGCTGTGGGTGCTGGTGACCCTGCCGGCCCTGGCGTGGGCGCTGTGGCGGGGTCGGGGGCGGCGACCAGCGCTGGCGGCCCTGCTGCTGGCCGCCTGGGGCGCGGGACTGCTGCACTGGACGCCACGACCACCGGGACCGCCAGAGGGCGCGCTGCGGGTCGTGACCTTCAACGTGCTGGGCGGGGCGCGCACCACGCCCACCGAACTGGCAGGCCGCCTGCGCACCCTGAACGCCGACGTGATCCTGCTTCAGGAGTCGCGGTTCGCGCAGCCGGACTTCCGGGCGGCGTTCCTGCGCGCCCTGCCGGGGTACACGGTCACGGAGGCACGGGAGGTCATGACCCTGACGCGCCTGCCGCTGCTGGGCAACCGCACGGAAGCGCTGCCCGGCAACCGCCGCGAACTGCTGGTCACGCGCCTGGACTGGCAGGGCGAGCCGCTGACGGTCGTGAACGCGCACCTGGGCACCGTGCAGGTCAGTTCTGTCCTGACGGGTGATCTGGCACGGGTGCGGCGCACGCGGGACGCCCGCGCCGGGCAGGTGCAGGTGCTGAGGGACGTGGCGGCACGCACACCGGGACGGGTGTTGCTGGGCGGCGACCTGAACACCCCGCCGCGCGGGCAGGTGTACCGCGACCTGCGGGCCGTGTTCGGGCCGGACGCGCATGACCGGGTGGGGCGCGGGCCGGGCTGGACCTTCCCCTCGCTGCACCTGCGGATCGATCACCTGATGGGCCGGGGCCTGAGCCCTGCGCGGGTGCAGGTGCTGCCCTGGGCGCTCAGCGACCACCGGCCCCTGCTGGCCGAGTACCGCATGGAACAGCCCGACTGATCCCCTTTAGCGCGCCGGGCTTCCCTGCGCCCGGAACAGCGGCAGTGGCGTTTCCTGCCAGCCGGGGCCGTGATTCCAGGCGTCCTGTTCCCCGTGCGGGACGCCTAACCGGGCGGCGAGGGCGCGGGCGAAGGTGGTCTTGCCGCTGCCGGTCGTGCCGATCACGATGATTCTGCGCATCCCTCCAGTACAGCAGACCGGGGCGGGCCATCAGCGACCGGGCGTGAGTTTCAGCAGGCGGCCGCTGGAGTACTCGGCGACGTACAGTTCGCCGCGTTCGTCCTCGCCGAAGGTGCTGGGGTTGTCCACGCGTCCCAGGGTGCGTTTCGTCCAGGCCTGACCCCGGGCGGGCGCGGCCCACACGGTGCCGCTGGCGAAGTCCGCGAACACGTACTGGCCTTTCAGGGCCGGAATGGCCGCGCCCCGGTACACGAAGCCGCCCGTGACGCTCTGCCCTTCCTGGCGGCCGTACACCAGCACCGGGTCCACGAAGCCCTGCGCGGAGCAGTTCGGCTCGAAGCACTGCCGGCCCTCGCGGGGGCGCCAGCCGTAGTTCTCGCCGCCCCGGCTGGCGCGCGGCTGGAAGTCGATCTCCTCGAAGGCGTTCTGGCCGACGTCCGCGATGATCAGGTCGCCGGTCTGCCGGTCGAAGGAGAACCGCCAGGGGTTGCGCAGGCCGTACGCCCAGATGTTCGGGTTCGCGCCCGTGCGGGTCAGGAAGG from Deinococcus seoulensis encodes the following:
- the hflX gene encoding GTPase HflX gives rise to the protein MDKVHGNTSGLRPAQLKSLGNLYRRRIEPGRVGSPELARNLAELSNDIRREVSVLIDRRGRVISVSVADAKGTEFPDLRMGENRLSGFHLLHTHPRGGGLSKGDLSTLFLRRLDAVTAVEVRSEGQPGLVHTAHLTPPGTVGEEEDWRILPPVPTFQIDEFDLGAQVQALEEEIARAARTRVSKKDHERAILVQIDQGEFDAEERLAELAELARTAGAEVVHRELVYRKNLKAGTLVGAGKLEELTSRAYHLDADLLIFGQELGPAQAREIEAATGLKIIDRTQLILDIFALHAQGVESRLQVELAQLRYMKPRLLGAGAALSRIGGGGGSAAGGAIGTRGPGETKLELDRRRINDRLSFLEKQLEGVAQRREERRKTRERNAVPVISIVGYTNAGKSTLLNTFTHAAEEPRRVLAENKLFATLRPTSRQGYLEGIGPVVLTDTVGFIRDLPKDLTRAFRSTLEEIGDADVLLHVVDAASPGADTRLDAVNRILEDLGFRDLPTVIALNKADAADPETLERQIERTDGGIPVSALKNIGTADLKEALTDAVALVQRQELAAREEARDLAAQYR
- the fusA gene encoding elongation factor G, coding for MTTKAQSYLTHFRNIGIAAHIDAGKTTTTERILYYTGRTHNIGEVHDGAATMDWMEQERERGITITAAATTAKWKRSGTDQEYVVNIIDTPGHVDFTIEVERSMRVLDGAVAVFDSSQGVEPQSETVWRQADRYGVPRIAFSNKMDKTGASFELVLNDIKERLGAVAAPIQYPMGAENEFKGIIDVVRQRAHFYTNDLGTDIEETDIPAEYADKVVEIRAQLIEAAAEVDEDLMMKYLEGEEPTVEELVAAIRKGTIEKKIFPVLCGSALKNKGVQLLLDAVIDYLPSPLEVPAIKGKIEDSEDTQEFPADPEGKLAALAFKIMADPYVGRLTFVRIYSGTLQSGSYVYNATKEKRERVGRLLKMHANSREEVTELKAGELGAVIGLKDAGTGNTLIGDGDDKVLLESIDVPEPVIKLAIEPKTKADQEKMGIGLQKLAEEDPTFRVESDQESGQTTIAGMGELHLEILVDRLKREYKVDANVGAPQVAYRETITKQVEVDSKFARQSGGRGQYGHVKLRVEPLEPGAGFIFENAVVGGTVPKEYIGPAQKGVEEAMQSGPMLGFPVVDVKVTIYDGSYHEVDSSEMAFKIAGSMGLKEAVQKGSPAILEPVMRVEVTTPEEYMGDIIGDLNSRRGQIQGMEARGNAQIVKAFVPLSEMFGYATDMRSKTQGRASYSMFFDHYTQLPNNIAQALIKK
- the rpsL gene encoding 30S ribosomal protein S12, whose protein sequence is MPTTQQLLRKGRKTIQKKSKVPALKGSPFRRGVCTVVKTTTPKKPNSALRKIARVRLSSAFEVTAYIPGEGHNLQEHSVVLIRGGRVKDLPGVRYHIVRGSLDTQGVKDRNKSRSKYGTKKPKAGAAAGAKKK
- the rpsG gene encoding 30S ribosomal protein S7, giving the protein MARRRQAEVRVIQPDLVYQDVLVSATINRIMQDGKKNLASRIFYGAMKLVQERTGQESLKIFKQAFDNVKPRVEVRSRRVGGSTYQVPVEVSARRQQSLTLRWMMAAVESRPERTAIERLAGEIMDAAQGRGGAIKKKDDIERMAEANRAYAHYRW
- a CDS encoding endonuclease/exonuclease/phosphatase family protein, producing the protein MKFAWTTLLLVGLTWALGEWPAERTLPTLLLAYAPPLLWVLVTLPALAWALWRGRGRRPALAALLLAAWGAGLLHWTPRPPGPPEGALRVVTFNVLGGARTTPTELAGRLRTLNADVILLQESRFAQPDFRAAFLRALPGYTVTEAREVMTLTRLPLLGNRTEALPGNRRELLVTRLDWQGEPLTVVNAHLGTVQVSSVLTGDLARVRRTRDARAGQVQVLRDVAARTPGRVLLGGDLNTPPRGQVYRDLRAVFGPDAHDRVGRGPGWTFPSLHLRIDHLMGRGLSPARVQVLPWALSDHRPLLAEYRMEQPD
- a CDS encoding EutP/PduV family microcompartment system protein yields the protein MRRIIVIGTTGSGKTTFARALAARLGVPHGEQDAWNHGPGWQETPLPLFRAQGSPAR